ACGACGCCGAGACCCACTCCCGCGACTCCCGCGACTCCCGCACCTCACGCTCACCCGCCACCAGCTCCATTAGGGCTGTTTCGGCAAAACGCACCACCAACCCCTAAGGCAGTGTCCCCATGAACGCCCCCACGCCAGCCGCCTTGCACGCCGCCCTCGCTACGGTCATCGACCCTGAGCTGCGCCGGCCCATCACGGAACTGGGCATGGTGGAGGCTGTGGAGGCGGACGACGACGGCCGGGTACGCGCCGTCGTCCGCCTCACCATTGCCGGGTGCCCCCTGCGCGGCACCATCACCAGGGGCGTCACCCACGCCTTGATGAAGCTCGACGGCGTCACCGCCGTCGACGTGGAGCTCACTGTCATGACCGCCCAGCAGCGCTCGGAGCTCCGGGACCAGCTCAAGGCAAGCGCGCCCGAGCGCGGTATCCCGTTCAACGCCGAATCATCCCTGACCCGCATTTATGCCGTGGCCAGTGGCAAGGGCGGCGTGGGCAAATCCAGTGTCACAGTGAATTTGGCGTGCGCCCTGGCCGCCAAGGGATTGCGTGTGGGCATCGTCGACGCGGACATTTACGGCTTTTCCGTGCCGGGGCTCATGGGTATCACCCAGACGCCCACCCGCGTGGATGAGATGATCCTGCCGCCAGTAGCCCACGATGTGAAGGTCATCTCGATCGGCATGTTCGTCACAGGCAACCAACCCGTGGCTTGGCGCGGCCCCATGCTGCACCGCGCCCTGGAGCAGTTTTTGACGGACGTGTACTTTGGCGACCTTGACGTGTTGTTCCTGGATCTGCCCCCCGGCACCGGGGATGTGGCGATCTCCGTGGCCCAACTGCTACCCAAGGCCGAGATTCTAGTGGTGACCACCCCGCAGGCGGCGGCCGCCGACGTTGCCGAGCGGGCAGGGGCCATCGCCGTGCAGACCGGGCAGAAAGTGGCCGGCGTGATCGAGAACATGTCGTTCCTGACACTGCCCGACGGCAGCACCATGGAACTGTTTGGCTCCGGTGGCGGTGCGGTACTCACCAAACGGCTGAGCCAAACAGTCAACGCAACTGTGGAGTTGCTGGGGCAGATTCCGCTGGATGTGGCACTGCGCGAGGGCGGGGACATTGGCGCACCCATCGTGCTGGCCAACCCCGAATCCCCTGCGGCGGCGGCGCTGCTGGGTATTGCGGAGAAGTTGGCCGTGCGCCCGCGCGGCCTGGCCGGAATGAGCCTGGGCGTCTCCCCCCGCTAACAAACGCTGCACCACCATTACCGCTTTAAACCGAAACGCTGCATCACACAGTGATGCAGCGTTCGTAAAATACCTGTCATTGGTGGTGCAGCGTTTGCCGGTGGCTACGTGGCCTCGACGTCGAACGGGGCCAACTGGCCCTCTGCGAGACGTTCAATCTCTTGTGCTGCGGGCACAGCCGGGGCCGATTCAATAGCCTTGTCCTCGTTCTTACCCATCATCGAGGCAATGGCGTCGCCGGGAGCCGTCTTCAGCGACTTCAGCTTGTCAAAGTCCTCGTCGTCAATGAGAGCCTCGCGGATGATGCGGCGGGGATCGTACTGGCGCGGGTCCAGCTTCTTCCAGTCGATATCATCAATGTCCAGCCCCGCCTCTTCCTTAATGGTTTCGCGCGCGCCGGAGGCCATCCGCCGTACTTCACGGATGAGGTTCTTCAGCTTGTCCACGTAACCGGGAAGCCGCTTGGGACCGATCAACATGACAGCCAAAATGACAATCACGATCAGCTCAGGGGTATTGATACCAAACACGTTAGGAAGATTACCCTCTCAACACTCAAAGCAACGATTCCACTGCCGTCTTGGGCCAGTAATTGGTCGTTGATTTGCTCTTACATTACGGACAAGGTGATAGCAGCATCGCTAGTGTGCACCAACAATCCGCGGCAGGGACAGCAACGGCTTCTTCGCCGGAGTCTTGGCCCTGATGGGTGACCTGTCCGCCAACGACTCCCGCAACATGGCCCGCCCGCGGTGGATGCGCGAGCGCACCGTCCCCAGCTTGATGTTCAAGGTGTGGGCCACCTCGTCGTAAGAGTACCCCTCCATGTCGCAAAGGACGACGGCGGCGCGAAAGTCGGGCGGCAAGGCCTCCAACGCCGCGGCAATGTCGGCGTCGAGGTTGTTGAACTCAAAGACGCGCTCGGGTCCGGGATCGGCACCGGCCAGCCGGGACTCGGCGTCCTCAGCCAGAGGGTCAAAGCGAATCCGCTGCTTGCGACGCGCCTGGTCTAGGAACAAGTTGGTGGTGATGCGGTGCAGCCAGCCGTCCAGGGTCCCGGGCTTGAACTTATCCAGAGAACGGAAAGCCCTGACAAAAACTTCCTGAGTGAGGTCCTCGGCGTCGTACCTGTTGGCTGTCAGGCGGTAGGCCAAGCGGAAGACTTTCGCGGAGTGGTTAGTCACCACCTCGTCCCATGATGGCACGCGCCAGTGCGGATCAGGCTGCTGAGCCCCGGGGTCTGAAGCTGGGGGGAGAGCTGCGGAGCTAGTGGTAATACTCATGGCTACACCTCATTTCTTCGCCGTGCAGGGCTCTACTTTTGCAGAAAAACCCACTCAGTGAACCTTCTCTGGTCTGACAAGTGTGCCAAACAAAGCTGACATTTTGCTGGGCGAAAAAGAAATTCAGCCCACGGCGCAGGCAGTAGGCTAGAGGAAATCACCGCGACAGTTTAGGAAAACACCACGCATGAGCGCCGACAAATCCACCAGCTGGTCCTATACAGAGGGCCTTCCAGTGGAAGATGACGTCCTGCGTCGCGCACGCGAACGCTCCCACGAGCTGGGATTGTTCCCCGTCAGCCACGGGGTTGCCGCAGCATTGAGCGTTCTGGCGGCCTCATCGAAAGCACAGACGGTGGTGGAAGTTGGAACCGGTGCGGGCGTCTCCGGGGTAGCCCTGCTGCGGGGGCTGGGGCCACGGGCCGTGTTGACCACCATTGACCCTGACGTGGACCACCTCAAAGCGGCCCGGGAGGCGTTTATTGAGTCGGGTTCGGCCGCCAACCGTATCCGCACCATCTCCGGCCGCGGCCAGGACGTGTTGCCGCGCCTGACAGATGCCGCCTACGACCTGGTGTTCATCGATGCCGACAAGCCCAGCTTCCCCGAATACGTGGAACAGGGCATCAGGCTGTTGAAATCGGGTGGACTGCTGATTGTCAATGACGCCCTGGACAAGGACAGGGTCTCGGATCCTGCCATCCGTGAGGCCAGCACCGTGGTGCTGCGCCGTGTTGGCAAGGCCATCCGGGACAATGAGAACCTTATTTCAGCCATGCTGCCCACCGGCGACGGCTTGCTGCTCGCGGTCAAGCGCTAGACCCAAGCGGTTAAATGCCGAACGGGGCAGCCACGGCTGTCCCGTTCGGTATAGCAACGTGGCTGCGAGCTACTCGGTCGCGCCCACGAGGCACTCTTTAAGGCTGATTGCCTCGGCGGCGTTCATTTCCACCACAAGCCGTCCGCCGCCTTCTAGTGGCAGACGCAAGATCAGGCTTCGCCCTTCCTTGGTCACTTCCATTGGACCGTCACCGGTTCTGGGTTTCATGGCCGCCATAAGGACTTCCCCTTTTCATAGTACAAACCAGCGTCTTCGATGAGCCTTACTCACCGGCTGGTCCGTGTTGTATCCCTCACAGTTCATTATTCCGCACTTCGGGCGCCGGGCGCTAATCGAGGCGCTCTCCCGTCACACAGGCGGTGCCGGGGGTTTTACGGTGGCCAATCTCCACCGCCGGGCAATTGCGTCCATTGCCACAGCCAGGTGACCCACACAAGCTGCAAGAGGGTGAACATGACAAGCACGCTCCACCGGTAAGCGCGGGAGGTGGAGATGAAGGCCGCTGCCAGTGCGAGCGGGAAGAACGGGAGCAGCATCCGGAAGGTGCTGGTCTGCGGATGCAGCACCGCCAGCAGGTACAGCAGGTACATGGCGCACCAGAGGCGCAGGTCCACGCCGATCCTGCGCACGGAGTGGGAGTTCAGGTAAAGAGCGGCAAGGGCCACCAGCAGGACCGGTAGCAACGGCCCCCACAATGGCCCCACCAACGCCACACCGGCGTCGAACCACGGCTCAAAAAGCACCAGGGGACCGCCACGCCAGGCCGTTTCCGTGTCGGTGTAGGAGCTCATCTCCCCCGTCACCGCCCAGGCAATCAGCATCCAGGCGAACGCCATGACGCCGCTGACAAGCAGCAGCACCGCCCCGCTGAGCATCTCCTGCATAGGGAAAGGATCCTGGCGCCTGTGCCACCACCGCAGGAGCAGGTGGAGGCCGACGACGGCGGCAAACGGCACTCCCGCCGGCCGCGAAAGGCAAAGAAAAATCACCGTGGGCACCGCCCACCAGTATTGGCGCTTGATGAGGAAATACAGTGCGGCCGCCAGCAGCAAGGTACTCAGCGACTCGGCATAAGGGATCTGTAAAATCGCCGAAATCGGGAACGTGGCGAAGAACGCCACACCCCACAGCGCTGTTCCCGGCGCGGCAAAGCGCACGAAGATTTTGTAGATCACCAAGGTGGCGCCGAGGCCGGCGGCCACAGCCACCGCGGGAGCAAGGACCACCCAGCCAAATCCCGTCAGCGCATGCAGCCCCTTGACGATGAGGGGGAACAGCGGGTAGAAAGCCCACGCATTGGTCTCGGCCGTGCCGTTCGCGCTTCTGGGGATGGTGGAAGGATAGCCTTCCGTGAAGATCCGCTGGTACCACTCGCTATCCCAGATATTGATGAAGCTCAGGTAGTCCGGCTGGGCTGCACCCCACGGGCTGGCGCCCTGATGCCAGGCAACACCAAGGAGGATCACCGCGGAGATCAGGCGGGCGGCCACATAGATCGAAGTGACCTGCAGCCACCACGGCGCCGTTTTAAAGGGGGCAAGGGCGCGTTCCAGCAATCCAAAAAGGCGGTCGTTGATGGTGGGCTGCTCCGCCGCGGGAGTGCCGCTCACGCGGTCCCGCCCGCCGCTGGGCCAGCCAGTGACTTCGCCACCCAACATTCGGGGACGTGGTCATTGACCAGGCCGATGGCCTGCATCATGGCATAGGCGGTGGTTGGCCCCACGAAGGCGAAGCCGTGCTTCTTCAGTTCCTTGGCCAGCGCCGCGGACTCCGCCGTCGTGGACGGGATCGGCGCAGCAAGGGGCCGTGGGGTGGCGGGCGCATGGGCGTAAATCACGGAGCTCAGCGTCGTCCCCTCAGGAAGCGCCAGCAGCGCCCTGGCGTTGCCGATGGTCGCCTTGATCTTCATCAAGTTACGGACAATCCCGGCATCGGCCATGAGCCGCTCGATGTCTGCCTGCTGGTAGTCCGCAACAATTGCGGGTTCAAAGTTGGCAAAAGCAGCACGGAAGGCCTCGCGTTTACGCAAAATGGTGATCCAGCTCAGCCCCGACTGGAAGGCTTCCAAGCTCAGACGTTCGAAGAGGTCCCGTTCGCCGCTGACGGGACAGCCCCACTCCTGGTCGTGATAGCGCTGGTACTGTTCGTCGGCGCCCAGGCCTGCCCACGGGCAGCGGGCCTTCCCGTCGGCTCCGACGATCACCTCGACCACGCTCACGCAGTTGCTCCGGGGGCGCTGCCGGGAGTTGCCTGCCGTGAGTGGTCGGCGTCAGCGAAGGCCCCGCCGTCGTGCGCCTCAAGATCGGCAATCCGGGCGTCCTTGGCGGCGAGCTGATCACGCAGCCTGTCCAGCGCCTCATCTACCTGGTCCATGCGGTAGCCGCGCAGGCCCAGGGAAAAACGCAGGCGGTCGACGTCGGCCGGTGCCGGATGCGCTGGCAAAAGTACAGGCGGGAGCCCGGTGACGGGTTCATTCAGCCCGTCGTGATAGATGGCAGCGTCTGTCTCCGGCTTTTTGAGGCCGACGACGTAGACGGCTACCGCGGCAGCAAGCATGACTGCAAGGAAGATCAGGAAGTAGCTCACAGTACTATGGTGCCAGATCCACCCGCCGGGCCACGGCGAGACGCTCAGCGCTCAGCCCTCGGCCACCCTCAGGCCGGCTTTCCCGGACATGACCAGGGCCACCGCTTCTTCAGGTGTGTCGACGATCTGCACAATGTCCAGGTCTCCCGGGGACACCAGGCCCTCGGCCACCATGGTGTCCTTGATCCAGGCCAACAGTGGGGACCAGAACGCGCTGTCCACCAGCACAATCGGGAATTGCGTCACTTTGCTGGTTTGCACCAGCACCATGGCTTCAAATAGTTCATCCAAGGTGCCCAGCCCGCCGGGCAGCACCACAAACCCTTGCGCGTATTTGACAAACATGGTCTTGCGGGCAAAGAAGTATCGGAAGTCAACGCCCAGTCCCACCCACTGGTTCATGCCCTGTTCAAAGGGGAGCTCAATACCCAGCCCAATGGAGAGCCCGCCAGCTTCACTGGCGCCCCGGTTGGCGGCCTCCATGGAACCAGGGCCACCCCCTGTGATGACGGCAACCCCGGCTTCCGCCAGCAGCCGGCCAACATCAACACCGCTTTGGTAGTGGGGATTCTCCGGCTTGGTACGTGCGGAGCCAAAGACGCTGATGGCCGGACCAATGTCGGAGAGCGCGTCGAAGCCCTGAACGAATTCGCTCTGGATGCGCATGACACGCCACGGGTCGGTGTGGGTGAAGTCGCTGCTGCGCTGCGTGTCCAAGAGCCTGGCGTCAGCAGTGGACCCGGCGGGCGTGTCCTTCTTCCACCCGCCGTAGGGCTGCTTTTTGAAACGGCGGGGAATGTTGGAACCTGTCGGTGCGCTCATGCCCTAAGGCTACGTGAAGACCTCACGTGATCGAGGCCGCTTTGTCTCGTTCACGTTACGATCCCCACCGAAGAGCACCAATCAGTAACTGCGATCACATTTGTTCGATAGATTCATTACATGACTAATCCCGTACAGGCACCTGTCCTTGTGGAGCTTAAAGCTGTCAACAAGCACTATGGCACGCTTCATGTTTTGCAAGATATCAATTTGCAGGTCACCAGGGGCGAGGTGGTGGTGGTGATTGGGCCTTCTGGCTCAGGGAAATCAACCCTCTGCCGGGCCATCAATCGGCTTGAAACCATCGACGACGGTTCCATCACCATTGAGGGCAAGGAACTGCCGAAGGAGGGCAAGGAACTTGCAAAGCTCCGTGCCGACGTCGGCATGGTCTTTCAGTCGTTCAACTTGTTTGCGCACAAGACCATCTTGGAGAACGTGACGCTTGGCCCCATCAAGGTCAAGGGCATGTCCAAGTCCGACGCCGACAAGTTGGCTTTGTCCTTACTCGAACGTGTTGGGGTGGGTCACCAGGCAGCCAAGCTGCCCGCCCAGCTCTCGGGCGGCCAGCAACAGCGTGTTGCGATTGCGCGCGCCTTGGCCATGAAACCAAAGGTGATGCTCTTTGACGAGCCCACCAGCGCTCTCGACCCGGAAATGATCAATGAAGTCTTGGACGTCATGGTTGAACTTGCCAAAGACGGCATGACCATGGTGGTTGTCACCCACGAGATGGGCTTTGCCCGCAAGGCAGCCGACCGGGTGGTCTTCATGGCAGACGGGCAGATCGTGGAGGAAGCAACTCCGAACGAGTTCTTCACCAATCCGCAAAGCGCCCGCGCCAAAGACTTCCTCTCCAAAATCCTCACGAACTAACACCAAGCCCTATTTTTTTGCCTTTTGCATGACCTCACACGCGGCCCGCTATGGGCCGCACATGAAAGGAACTCCATGAAAAATTTGTTCAGCCGAAAGAGCCTCAGCGTTGCGGCAATTGTGACTGCAGCAGCCCTGGCCATGACAGGTTGCGGCAGCGCAGCTGAGAACAGTGCCGACCCGGGCGCCGGCTCGCCGGCCTTTGAAGTCGCCAAAGATTTTTCCCTGACGGGCAGCCCCACCTTCGATAAGATCAAGTCCGCCGGCACCATCCGCATCGGGGTCAAGCCAGATCAGCCCGGTTTGGGCTTCCTCGACGCAGCCACCGGCAAATACAGCGGCTTTGACATTGAAATTGCCACTTGGATGGCTGCCTCGCTGGGTGTTGCCGCAGACAAGATCGAATTCAAGTCAATCCCCTCCGCGACCCGCGAAACAGCCCTGGCCAAGGGCGACGTGGACCTCTATGTAGGCACCTACTCCATCACGGACAAGCGTAAGAAGCTCGTCGACTTTGCCGGCCCGTACTTCATCACCGGCCAGGGCCTGCTGGTGGCGAAGAAGAACGACACCATCAAGAGCGAGAAGGACCTGGCCGGCAAGAAGGTTTGCTCCGCCACCGGATCTACCCCCATCCAGAACATTCGGGAGAACTTCCCGGAGGCCACTCCGGTGGAATTTGACCTGTACTCAAAGTGCGTTGAGGCACTGAAGAACGGCGATGTCGACGCGGTAACCACCGACCAGGCCATTCTGCTCGGCTTTGCTTCACAGGAACCGGACCTCCTGAAGGTTGTGGGGGAGCCGTTCACCGTTGAAAAGTACGGCATCGGCTTGCCGCTCGGCGACACGGTTTTGCGCACACATCTGAATAAGACGCTGACCGACGGCGGCGCGACCTGGACGAAGATCTTCGACTCCACCTTGGGCAAGTCCGGAACCAAGGTTGAACAGCCTAAGGTTGACCAGTACTAAATTCCCCTTGAACTGTGGTGGTGCGGATGTGTCCGCACCACCACAGCTTCTGTCCTCTCGAGTTCACTGAAAGCGACGCTGCACTGTGAATGTACTCATTGATAACAGTGACTTGTTTGTCACTGGTTTCAAGAACACGGGGATCTTGTTTGTCATCTCTGCGTTCTTTGCCTTGATCCTGGGCACCATTGTTGCCGGGATGAGGGTCTCCCCCGCACCGGCAATGCGTGCCGCGGGAACCCTCTACGTCAACGCTGTCCGCAACACCCCCCTGACACTGATCCTGGCTTTCTTTGCTCTCGGCTACCCGAAACTGGGGCTGCCATCCATCGACTTCATGACTGCTGCTATCATCGGCCTCTCGCTGTACACGGCAACGTATGTTTCCGAGGCGATCCGTTCCGGCATCAACACGGTTTCCGTCGGACAGTCCGAGGCCGCGCGTGCCATTGGCCTGCCGTTCCTGCAAACCCTGACCTTGATTGTGCTGCCGCAGGCTTTCCGATCGGTGGTTCCGCCGCTCTTTAGCGTCTTTATCGCCCTGCTGAAGAACACGACGGTTGCGGCCGGTTTCTCCGTATTCGAGTCCGGCGCCATCCGCGCCTACCTCAGTGAACGTGGCGAACCCCTGCTGCCTGGCCTGTTGTGGGTTGCCTTGATCTTCGTGGTGCTGGTGCTGGGCATCCTGACGCCGCTGCAACGCTACCTCGAGAAGAAGTGGAGGGTGGCGCGATGAGTGCAGTGCTTTTTGACGTTCCCGGCCCCAAAGCCCGTGTACGCAACGTTTATCTCAATATCATCACCGTCATTGTGGTTGTTGGCATTGTGGGCTTCATCCTGTTCCGGTTCTACGAATCCGGACAGTTCACGGCCAAGAAGTGGGAAATTTTCACCTTCCCCCTCGTCCAGCAAAAGTTCCTCGAGGCCATCGGCGCCACACTGAGCGCCTTCGGCGTCGCGGCCGTCGGCAGCTTGATCCTTGGCATCGTGCTCGCCTTTGGCCGCCTGTCGGACACCAAATGGGTGCGGGTGCCTTGCTACTGGTTCACGGAGCTTTTCCGCGCCGTACCCCTGCTGATCCTGATGATGATCATGTACTACGGCCTGTCCTCCGCCGGGATCAAGGGCATCACGCCCTTCATGGCAGTGGTGGTTGGCCTGATCCTGTACAACGGCTCAGTCTTGGCTGAAGTGTTCCGTGCCGGCATCGAGTCGCTGCCCAAGGGACAGCGCGAGGCGGGCTTCGCCATCGGCCTGACAAAGGGCCAGGTGCTGCGCACCATCTTGCTGCCGCAGGCCGTCCGCGCCATGCTGCCTGTGATCATTTCCCAGCTGGTGGTCATCATGAAGGACACCGCCTTGGGCTTCCTCATCCTTTACCAGGAGATCTTGTTCTACGCGAACTTCCTTGGATCCCAGATCCAGTACGGTTCCCCGGTGGTCCCAGGCCTCATGGTGGCAGCAGCCACTTATGTGGGCCTGTGCCTGGTCCTCTCCGGTGTGGCAAAGCTGGTGGAATCCAAGATGTCCTCCCGCGTCAAGGTCGTCAAGGCCAAGGTTGGCGTGGCTGGCTAACACCAGTACCGTCCCCAAACCGTTGAGGGGGCACATCACCCCCGGGGTGATGTGCCCCCTCAACGATTAAAGCGGGGTGCTACTTCAGCCAACGGGTGAGCACGTCCAAGCAAGCCCTGATGTCGGCTGCCAGGACGTGCTCGTTGTCGCTGTGCGCCAGCAGCGGGTCACCTGGGCCAAAGTTCACCGCAGGGATGCCCATCTCGGACAACCGGGCCACGTCCGTCCAGCCGTACTTCGGCAACGGTTCCTTGCCCACGGTTGCCACGAAGGACGCCGCAGCGGGTACGTTCAACCCCGGGCGGGCCCCTGCGGAGGAGTCGGTGCGCACCATTTCGAAGCCGGCCAGCAACTCGCGCACGCGTTCCTCTGCCTGCGCCGGGGTCTTATCCGGTGCAAAGCGATAGTTGACCTCTACCACGCACGCGTCCGGAATCACGTTCCCAGCTGTGCCTCCGTGGATCTTGACGGCGTTCAGGGATTCCCTGTAGTCCAGGCCATCGACGTTCACGGTGGACGGCGCGTACGCCGCCAGCCGTGCCAGGATAGGCGCAGCCGCGTGAATGGCATTCTCCCCCATCCAGGCACGCGCTGAGTGTGCAGCCAGTCCACGTGTTGTGACCTCGAAACGGATAGTGCCGTTACAGCCGCCCTCCACCGTGCCGTTGGTCGGTTCCAGCAGGATGCCGAAGTCGGCGTCCAGGAGCTCACGGTTCTCCCGCTCCAGCCTGCCCAACCCGCTCTTGGCCGCGGCCACTTCCTCGTGGTCGTAGAAAATGAAGGTGATGTCCTTGTTCGGCTCCGGGACGGTGGCTGCAATGGCCAGCTGGACGGCCACCCCACCCTTCATATCGGTGGCACCACGCCCATACAGCATCCCCCCGTCCCAGGAACACGGCACGGTGCCCCGTGAACCGGCAACGGTTGGCAACGGCACTGTGTCCAGATGCCCGGCCAAAATGATCCGCTCCGCCCGTCCCAGGGACGTCCGGGCCACAATCGAATCCCCGTTGCGGGTGACCTCCAGGTGCGGCAAGGCTCGTAGTGCGTCCTCGACGGCATCGGCGAGCGCCGCTTCGTGACCGGAGAGACTTTCAATGTCTATGACTGCGGCCGTCAATAACGCCACATCCTGGGTGAGGTCCAGACGGCTGTGCCCTGCCCCTCTCGCGGAGCTGGTGCGGGAAATAGCGGCGGGGGTGTCGTCGTTGTAAGTCACCGGCCTAGTTTACCGGGGCACGGACCAGAGAAAAAAGTTCTTCCAATCTGATCCAATCCGGAATCCGGGTCGCTCCGAAGTACTACCTGACAGCCCGCACCGCAGCGAATGAAAGCGGTATGGGAAGCAAATGGAAGTATCCGCTCTCAAGTTATGGAGAATCATCATGAACACCACCAAGAAGCTTGGAACCCGCAAGAACCTCAGCCTTAGCTTTGGCATCCTCGCCATCGCAGCCATGAGCATGACGGCCTGCAGTGGCGGTACCACGGCATCACCTGAGACCTCCTCAGCTCCCATGAGTTCTTCGGCAGCAACATCCATGGCCCCCATGGCCGGAGCCAGCGACCTGGTCGGCTCCGGTTGCGCCGCCTACGCCGCAGCGGTTCCCAGCGGCGCCGGTTCCGTGGCAGGTATGGCGGCTGACCCGGTAGCCACAGCAGCTTCCAACAACCCGCTGCTGAAGACTCTGACAGCCGCGGTCTCCGGCCAGCTGAACCCGGGCGTCAACCTCGTTGACACCCTGAACTCCGGACAATTCACTGTCTTTGCGCCGGTGGATGACGCATTCGCCAAGATCCCCGCAGCCACCATTGACGGATTGAAGACCGATTCGGCCACGCTGACCTCGATCCTGACCTACCATGTGGTTCCCGGCCAGCTTTCCCCGAGCGAGATCGACGGTACCCACGCCACCGCTGAAGGCTCCACCCTTGATGTCACCGGCAGCGGGGACAACTTGATGGTCAACGGCGCTAAGGTCATCTGTGGCGGGGTCAAGACGGCCAACGCAACCGTCTACCTCATCGACACGGTCCTGATGCCCCCGGCCAAGCAGTAATTCCCACCCGCTACAAATTTTCACCAGCAACACGAAGTGTAAGGACATGCATCATGAGCGGTGATCGTGACAAGGTAGACACCATGCGTTTACCTTGGTTGCGGTCAGTGAAGCCGCTGGAACCACTAACTCATGAGGACCTTATCCGCCTCGTCGCCCTCGGCGACGAGGCGGCCTTCGAGGAACTCTATGACGCGGTGGCACCCAGAGTGTTCGGGTTGGTGCGGCGGGTGGTGCGGGATCCGTCGCAAAGCCAGGAAGTTGCACAAGAAGTATTTGTTGACATCTGGCAGCAGGCGGCACGCTTTGACGCTGACAGGGGCCGGGCAATGTCCTGGATTTTGGTCATCGCGCACCGCCGGGCCGTTGACCGGGTGCGGGCCAGCCAGGCCAGTGCGGACCGGGACCTGCGCCAGGGAATCAAGGAGTACAAGGAAAGCTACGACGACGTTGCGGACACCGTGGAAACTGCCATGGAATCCGAAAGGGTCCATAAGGCATTGAAAACCTTGACGGATCCGCAACGGGAAGCCATCAGCTTGGCCTACTACGGTGGATATACACACCAAGAAGTGGCAGAGCTACTGAAAATCCCGGTGGGAACCGTCAAAACCAGAATACGTGATGGCATGATCCGGCTCAGAGACAAGTTAGGGGTGGCGTGATGGAAAAACAATTGCATTTGCTCACCGGGGCTTACGCCCTGAACGCCCTCTCCGAAGCCGATCGTGCCGAGTTTGAACGGTATGCACTGGGCAACCTCGAGGCGTTAGAAGAAGTCCGTGGACTCAGCGAGACCGCGGCATTGCTGGCCTACGCCTCCCCGGCGGAAGTTCCGCCACCGGAAATGAAGGCCAACGTCATGGACGCCATCCGCAACACCCGACAACTGCCAGCATCCTCAGTTGTTCGGGACATCTCTTCGGCTCGAAAGTACAACGCGCGCTCACGCGCCTCCAGCCAGGAGCGTAGCCGCTGGGTGCCACTAGTCAGTGCTGCGGCAGCCTTGGCGCTCTTTGCCGGAGTGGGTGGCTGGGTAGTTGGCCAAAATGCCTCAGAAAGTGAGTTGCACAGGCAACTCTCCGCAGCAGAATCGCAGCAGGAGTCCATCCTCGCCATCATGGGCGCACCTGACGCCAAAATCGCCACCACTGAGGTCGCGTCCGGAGCGACGGTCACCGTTGCATCCTCGGTAACGGCCAATGAGGCAGCGGTGATGGTCAAGGGGCTGCCAGCGCCTCCTCCGGGGAAGACCTATGAAATGTGGTTCATCTCCGCCGCCGGGGCCGTACCGGCCGGACTCATGAGCAACCATGATCCGGCCACCCCCAGCATGCAAGTGCTCACGGGCTCCATGGGCGGGGCCACCCATGTGGGCATCACGGTGGAACCTGAGGGCGGTTCGCCCGCCCCGACCACCACACCCATCGTGGTGCAGGCCGTGTAGGCTGCGCCAACAACACTAACCAACAGTTCGCACAATGGTGGATCCCTTTCCAGGGATCCACCATTTCCAATCCGCCAGGCATTCGGCTCCGAAGTACAGACAAGCATTGCTGCCGGCCCCATTCATGGCAGCCACCTACTGTTCAAAGGATTCCGTCATGGCAAACATCAAGATAAGCCCTTTAGGGACAAAGTGGCTCAGGCTTTTGGGCGGTGCCGCCACCGGCGTCATCGCCGCCGGCATCCTGTTCGCCGTGGC
This region of Arthrobacter alpinus genomic DNA includes:
- a CDS encoding DNA-3-methyladenine glycosylase I, giving the protein MVEVIVGADGKARCPWAGLGADEQYQRYHDQEWGCPVSGERDLFERLSLEAFQSGLSWITILRKREAFRAAFANFEPAIVADYQQADIERLMADAGIVRNLMKIKATIGNARALLALPEGTTLSSVIYAHAPATPRPLAAPIPSTTAESAALAKELKKHGFAFVGPTTAYAMMQAIGLVNDHVPECWVAKSLAGPAAGGTA
- a CDS encoding DivIVA domain-containing protein, with product MSYFLIFLAVMLAAAVAVYVVGLKKPETDAAIYHDGLNEPVTGLPPVLLPAHPAPADVDRLRFSLGLRGYRMDQVDEALDRLRDQLAAKDARIADLEAHDGGAFADADHSRQATPGSAPGATA
- a CDS encoding TIGR00730 family Rossman fold protein produces the protein MSAPTGSNIPRRFKKQPYGGWKKDTPAGSTADARLLDTQRSSDFTHTDPWRVMRIQSEFVQGFDALSDIGPAISVFGSARTKPENPHYQSGVDVGRLLAEAGVAVITGGGPGSMEAANRGASEAGGLSIGLGIELPFEQGMNQWVGLGVDFRYFFARKTMFVKYAQGFVVLPGGLGTLDELFEAMVLVQTSKVTQFPIVLVDSAFWSPLLAWIKDTMVAEGLVSPGDLDIVQIVDTPEEAVALVMSGKAGLRVAEG
- the sigE gene encoding RNA polymerase sigma factor SigE produces the protein MSITTSSAALPPASDPGAQQPDPHWRVPSWDEVVTNHSAKVFRLAYRLTANRYDAEDLTQEVFVRAFRSLDKFKPGTLDGWLHRITTNLFLDQARRKQRIRFDPLAEDAESRLAGADPGPERVFEFNNLDADIAAALEALPPDFRAAVVLCDMEGYSYDEVAHTLNIKLGTVRSRIHRGRAMLRESLADRSPIRAKTPAKKPLLSLPRIVGAH
- a CDS encoding preprotein translocase subunit TatA, with product MFGINTPELIVIVILAVMLIGPKRLPGYVDKLKNLIREVRRMASGARETIKEEAGLDIDDIDWKKLDPRQYDPRRIIREALIDDEDFDKLKSLKTAPGDAIASMMGKNEDKAIESAPAVPAAQEIERLAEGQLAPFDVEAT
- a CDS encoding DUF3117 domain-containing protein, with the translated sequence MAAMKPRTGDGPMEVTKEGRSLILRLPLEGGGRLVVEMNAAEAISLKECLVGATE
- a CDS encoding O-methyltransferase, whose translation is MSADKSTSWSYTEGLPVEDDVLRRARERSHELGLFPVSHGVAAALSVLAASSKAQTVVEVGTGAGVSGVALLRGLGPRAVLTTIDPDVDHLKAAREAFIESGSAANRIRTISGRGQDVLPRLTDAAYDLVFIDADKPSFPEYVEQGIRLLKSGGLLIVNDALDKDRVSDPAIREASTVVLRRVGKAIRDNENLISAMLPTGDGLLLAVKR
- a CDS encoding Mrp/NBP35 family ATP-binding protein; its protein translation is MNAPTPAALHAALATVIDPELRRPITELGMVEAVEADDDGRVRAVVRLTIAGCPLRGTITRGVTHALMKLDGVTAVDVELTVMTAQQRSELRDQLKASAPERGIPFNAESSLTRIYAVASGKGGVGKSSVTVNLACALAAKGLRVGIVDADIYGFSVPGLMGITQTPTRVDEMILPPVAHDVKVISIGMFVTGNQPVAWRGPMLHRALEQFLTDVYFGDLDVLFLDLPPGTGDVAISVAQLLPKAEILVVTTPQAAAADVAERAGAIAVQTGQKVAGVIENMSFLTLPDGSTMELFGSGGGAVLTKRLSQTVNATVELLGQIPLDVALREGGDIGAPIVLANPESPAAAALLGIAEKLAVRPRGLAGMSLGVSPR